In Drosophila bipectinata strain 14024-0381.07 chromosome 2R, DbipHiC1v2, whole genome shotgun sequence, one genomic interval encodes:
- the Kdm4B gene encoding uncharacterized protein Kdm4B isoform X5 encodes MKMSDIPRIMVFRPTWEEFKDFPKYVAYMESQGAHKAGLAKVVPPPEWVPRRSGYADLDALNVTIPAPICQVVTGKQGYYQQINIQKKPLTVKQFSELASTERYATPKHFDFEDLERKYWKNITYVAPIYGADVSGSITDTDQDSWNINRLGTILDFVNKDYNIQIDGVNTAYLYFGMWKTTFAWHTEDMDLYSINYLHFGAPKTWYVVPPEYGRRLEKVANQYFPASYKNCNAYLRHKMTLISPQILKQHNVPVSKITQEAGEIMITFPFGYHAGFNHGFNCAESTNFAMERWIEYGKRAVQCTCSNDMVKISMDTFVKRFQNERYDLWLEGRDVGRHPEDPPNGVPSAAPLPPHLDVLLCDKKMKKQCNPTKAKSFKERNPDLDLDEIQQNPNVPDDVKAMLKESVLTLDTTDLGVDDGDFAGEEAMSLQSPADFKTKQELLEYIDDGTEDDDEEEDFKRRKQKRKYDADYDDDWLASKRRTNSRNSSRGRSPRTKDDRSISPASSTSSTSRGARRGKVGSTPRKTPARRKKDPIATSPAAGTVAASPAPPPPPAAATAPPPAASAAATPTPVTPATRTATTTTTTTTTAIATTTGSDGGRDAKKEQQSLQFMQQPRKFEGKIPKLSPPVETEPSTSKSSQEQQQQQQQQKIYVSMLPVATTLNGIPQQQQQQQQQYGSTDGSVYQLQNELDMQMDCDANRQAVAAATATYQTTARSPQQQQQQHQQQQQQSVATSTANVAGSSKHVTNVQKQLFKRPHTPRIHSTTHPLNTDHQTQYTTTTTTTNLPVSGKTTNMNSEDLQHRQAEANRIYYEEIVLKQAKSRARIQEPQERSPRRRSFVDHFADFVSHSFRTSPKPDPMPPVLHPTTNAYAVSSLPPPTTSSGGNPVALVSSNAGSSSNTTATNGLKAAAKKTPVILLAARGGGKPTPISILNGGTKPGNPTGSEAVTVVRVNAASRGQRQEQPLPQETEAEDLPEDEELEEELDEDGTPLSGLSSSTAQILRKFRIPKGTALTAKSGENYLAMPTPTPSPPGVSVVSSAVDSAEYVENEDDIIEELNEDDLVEEIIDEEAVGEEQSELAEAPPAAAESNGLDLSSSNGTTATTTTATMMLAPNPPPLQLQTVGPNGTVTCFNLPANTILLQSADGSIIAATQVPHPNKAGQQQLIALPGNVALAPEPTAQAPQATQTLLLTADGTAIPILAATTPQQQQQQQQQQQQQQQQAAAAAAQLFAA; translated from the exons ACGATACCGGCGCCCATCTGCCAGGTGGTCACCGGCAAGCAGGGCTACTACCAACAGATCAATATCCAGAAGAAGCCGCTCACCGTGAAGCAGTTCAGCGAGCTGGCCAGCACCGAGCGATATGCCACACCGAAGCACTTTGACTTTGAGGACCTGGAGCGCAAGTACTGGAAGAACATAACCTATGTGGCGCCCATTTACGGGGCGGATGTCAGCGGCAGCATCACAGACACCGACCAGGAT AGCTGGAACATAAACCGTCTGGGCACCATCCTGGATTTCGTGAACAAGGACTATAATATCCAGATAGATGGCGTCAACACCGCCTACCTGTACTTTGGGATGTGGAAGACGACGTTTGCATGGCACACGGAGGACATGGACCTCTATTCGATCAATTACCTGCACTTCGGAGCGCCGAAGACGTGGTACGTGGTGCCGCCGGAGTACGGCCGGCGGCTGGAGAAGGTGGCCAACCAGTATTTCCCGGCTAGCTATAAGAACTGCAATGCCTACCTGCGTCACAAGATGACGCTAATCTCACCGCAGATTCTCAAGCAGCACAATGTGCCAGTTAGCAAG ATCACGCAGGAGGCGGGGGAGATAATGATCACTTTCCCATTCGGCTACCATGCTGGGTTCAATCACGGGTTCAACTGTGCCGAGTCCACCAACTTTGCGATGGAGCGTTGGATCGAGTACGGGAAGAGGGCGGTGCAGTGCACCTGCAGCAATGACATGGTCAAAATCTCAATGGACACGTTCGTCAAGCGGTTCCAGAACGAACGCTATGACCTCTGGCTGGAGGGGCGGGATGTCGGCCGGCATCCGGAGGATCCGCCGAACGGGGTGCCCTCCGCAGCGCCACTGCCCCCGCACCTAGACGTCCTGCTGTGTGATAAGAA AATGAAGAAGCAGTGCAACCCCACCAAGGCCAAGAGCTTTAAGGAGCGTAATCCTGACCTAGATCTGGACGAGATCCAGCAGAATCCGAACGTGCCCGACGATGTCAAGGCCATGCTGAAGGAGAGCGTGCTCACGCTCGACACCACTGACCTGGGTGTGGACGATGGCGACTTTGCCGGCGAGGAGGCTATGAGCCTGCAGAGTCCGGCCGACTTTAAGACCAAACAGGAGCTGTTGGAGTACATAGACGATGGCACAG AAGatgacgacgaggaggaggacttCAAGCGGCGCAAGCAGAAGCGGAAGTACGACGCCGACTACGACGACGACTGGCTAGCTTCCAAGCGGCGGACGAATTCGCGCAACAGCAGCCGAGGTCGGAGCCCGCGCACCAAGGACGACCGCTCCATTTCCCCGGCCTCGTCCACCTCCTCGACGTCGCGGGGCGCGAGACGCGGCAAGGTCGGCAGCACGCCCCGCAAGACGCCGGCGAGACGGAAAAAGGATCCCATTGCCACATCGCCGGCAGCCGGCACAGTGGCTGCATCACCAgcgccgccaccaccgcctGCCGCAGCCactgcaccaccaccagcagcgtCAGCGGCAGCTACACCCACACCAGTAACACCAGCCACgcgaacagcaacaacaacaacaacaacaacaacaacagccatTGCAACAACAACTGGCAGCGATGGCGGCAGAG ATGCCAAAAAGGAGCAGCAATCGCTGCAGTTTATGCAACAGCCACGCAAGTTCGAGGGCAAGATACCAAAGCTAAGTCCCCCGGTCGAAACCGAACCATCCACATCCAAGTCTAGTcaggagcaacagcaacagcagcagcagcaaaagaTCTACGTCAGCATGTTGCCCGTAGCCACCACCCTCAACGGCAttccacagcagcagcagcaacaacagcagcaatatGGTAGCACGGATGGTTCCGTCTACCAGCTGCAGAACGAATTGGACATGCAAATGGACTGTGATGCAAATAGACAGGCTGTAGCAGCCGCCACGGCCACATATCAGACCACGGCCAGGAGtccacagcaacagcagcagcaacaccaacagcagcagcaacaaagtGTTGCAACCAGCACAGCGAATGTTGCCG gttCTTCTAAACACGTTACCAACGTCCAGAAACAATTGTTCAAGCGGCCACACACTCCACGCATTCACAGTACCACCCATCCACTGAACACTGACCACCAGACTCAGTATACTACtaccaccactaccaccaaCCTACCAGTCAGCGGCAAGACCACGAACATGAATAGTGAAGATTTGCAGCATCGCCAAGCGGAAGCGAATCGCATTTACTACGAAGAGATTGTCCTCAAGCAGGCCAAGTCCCGGGCGCGAATCCAAGAACCCCAAGAACGCAGCCCAAGACGACGCAGTTTCGTCGACCACTTCGCCGATTTTGTCTCACACTCGTTCAGAACTTCTCCCAAGCCCGATCCCATGCCCCCAGTGCTGCATCCCACCACTAATGCGTATGCTGTCTCGTCTCTCCCTCCTCCCACAACCAGCAGCGGCGGCAATCCCGTGGCCTTGGTGAGCAGCAAtgccggcagcagcagcaacaccactGCCACCAATGGGCTAAAGGCGGCGGCCAAGAAGACGCCCGTCATCCTGCTGGCCGCCCGCGGCGGTGGCAAGCCCACGCCGATCAGCATCCTCAATGGCGGCACCAAGCCAGGCAACCCAACTGGATCCGAAGCTGTCACGGTGGTGCGCGTCAATGCAGCCAGTCGTGGCCAGCGCCAGGAGCAGCCCCTACCCCAGGAGACTGAAGCGGAGGACCTGCCCGAGGACGAGGAGCTCGAAGAAGAGTTGGACGAGGATGGAACGCCGCTTAGTGGGCTGTCCTCGTCCACAGCGCAAATACTTCGCAAGTTCCGCATCCCCAAGGGAACGGCTCTCACCGCCAAGTCGGGAGAGAACTACCTGGCCATGCCCACGCCCACTCCCTCGCCGCCTGGAGTCAGTGTGGTCAGTTCGGCCGTTGACTCTGCCGAGTACGTTGAGAACGAGGACGACATTATCGAAGAACTCAACGAAGACGACCTGGTCGAGGAGATCATCGACGAAGAGGCCGTCGGCGAGGAGCAGTCGGAGCTTGCCGAGGCCCCGCCAGCTGCCGCCGAAAGCAATGGCCTGGACCTGAGcagttcgaatggtaccacgGCAACGACGACAACCGCCACGATGATGCTCGCCCCCAACCCACCGCCACTACAGCTGCAGACAGTGGGCCCCAATGGCACCGTCACCTGCTTCAACCTGCCGGCCAACACCATCCTGCTGCAGTCCGCCGATGGCAGCATCATTGCCGCCACCCAGGTGCCGCATCCCAACAAGGCCGGCCAACAGCAGCTGATAGCCCTGCCGGGAAACGTGGCACTAGCACCTGAACCAACTGCTCAGGCCCCACAGGCCACGCAAACGCTTCTACTAACGGCCGATGGCACGGCCATTCCCATCCTGGCCGCCACCACTcctcagcagcaacagcagcagcagcagcagcagcagcaacaacagcaacaggctgctgctgctgctgctcagtTGTTTGCCGCGTAG
- the Kdm4B gene encoding uncharacterized protein Kdm4B isoform X4, which yields MKMSDIPRIMVFRPTWEEFKDFPKYVAYMESQGAHKAGLAKVVPPPEWVPRRSGYADLDALNVTIPAPICQVVTGKQGYYQQINIQKKPLTVKQFSELASTERYATPKHFDFEDLERKYWKNITYVAPIYGADVSGSITDTDQDSWNINRLGTILDFVNKDYNIQIDGVNTAYLYFGMWKTTFAWHTEDMDLYSINYLHFGAPKTWYVVPPEYGRRLEKVANQYFPASYKNCNAYLRHKMTLISPQILKQHNVPVSKITQEAGEIMITFPFGYHAGFNHGFNCAESTNFAMERWIEYGKRAVQCTCSNDMVKISMDTFVKRFQNERYDLWLEGRDVGRHPEDPPNGVPSAAPLPPHLDVLLCDKKMKKQCNPTKAKSFKERNPDLDLDEIQQNPNVPDDVKAMLKESVLTLDTTDLGVDDGDFAGEEAMSLQSPADFKTKQELLEYIDDGTEDDDEEEDFKRRKQKRKYDADYDDDWLASKRRTNSRNSSRGRSPRTKDDRSISPASSTSSTSRGARRGKVGSTPRKTPARRKKDPIATSPAAGTVAASPAPPPPPAAATAPPPAASAAATPTPVTPATRTATTTTTTTTTAIATTTGSDGGRDAKKEQQSLQFMQQPRKFEGKIPKLSPPVETEPSTSKSSQEQQQQQQQQKIYVSMLPVATTLNGIPQQQQQQQQQYGSTDGSVYQLQNELDMQMDCDANRQAVAAATATYQTTARSPQQQQQQHQQQQQQSVATSTANVADNVVTTISSSSILHTNGNGNVNVNGVDTSGQYHYITTTGEDGQTPTTIVFENYNGATAAAPTPVSVSVTGQQASTPATTTTTALVNTDGTIIEFDGSTYEEYHVLKSEPGSSDCLSNGSSAVAADIIKYEPQHGMAVEEDDDEESMLHVKYEEQSLEHDPDQDHEYEDYQVMKAEVEAEAAEQAAGTTSYTISGQANTTPTSTVSSMVPKSGSAAAAKQKRKRKTRVIADDEQGEYLEKMSVRGLDIARYEHIIDGVAYCLVCAKNDIFKTFKNKYSFQRHAYLFHEGQNRKIFACPICNKEFSRPDKMKMHKKDKHGDVPMPPSATTTPLKADGPPAKKARNARTPRGRKSKVGDGSTPAKKRLAQIDSVLDEVQNGESISMAPVPVSQHQQSMQHSLTSTLAPTTPAQPQQQQLQTLPSLDFSGMILPGGAQLALANPGATSSMGLQRGPGTPNGGQAGAPTTTLIYSNQLELQQALLQQQLHGQSIMIQDQAGNLVPLQLDGSQAIYTTAPAAPQAQRSQPTTATYQTAQQQQQQQQQQQQQQQQLVQQQTLKVPSSQAQQPHYELDNVTYLSSTSAATPAAAEQQQQHQQHVIGTVQSYQILTPDGLQSFQPKLEAAELGDLCPYSQYTFTTHTGAQPTLNANALDAQTQQQHHQQSQHHQQQHQQTHLQLQQPFATHHNPHQQFMELKNELLIKGSDTYALDTASMYHLPFSPTSMINAVNDVNTSSLLETKEIRFF from the exons ACGATACCGGCGCCCATCTGCCAGGTGGTCACCGGCAAGCAGGGCTACTACCAACAGATCAATATCCAGAAGAAGCCGCTCACCGTGAAGCAGTTCAGCGAGCTGGCCAGCACCGAGCGATATGCCACACCGAAGCACTTTGACTTTGAGGACCTGGAGCGCAAGTACTGGAAGAACATAACCTATGTGGCGCCCATTTACGGGGCGGATGTCAGCGGCAGCATCACAGACACCGACCAGGAT AGCTGGAACATAAACCGTCTGGGCACCATCCTGGATTTCGTGAACAAGGACTATAATATCCAGATAGATGGCGTCAACACCGCCTACCTGTACTTTGGGATGTGGAAGACGACGTTTGCATGGCACACGGAGGACATGGACCTCTATTCGATCAATTACCTGCACTTCGGAGCGCCGAAGACGTGGTACGTGGTGCCGCCGGAGTACGGCCGGCGGCTGGAGAAGGTGGCCAACCAGTATTTCCCGGCTAGCTATAAGAACTGCAATGCCTACCTGCGTCACAAGATGACGCTAATCTCACCGCAGATTCTCAAGCAGCACAATGTGCCAGTTAGCAAG ATCACGCAGGAGGCGGGGGAGATAATGATCACTTTCCCATTCGGCTACCATGCTGGGTTCAATCACGGGTTCAACTGTGCCGAGTCCACCAACTTTGCGATGGAGCGTTGGATCGAGTACGGGAAGAGGGCGGTGCAGTGCACCTGCAGCAATGACATGGTCAAAATCTCAATGGACACGTTCGTCAAGCGGTTCCAGAACGAACGCTATGACCTCTGGCTGGAGGGGCGGGATGTCGGCCGGCATCCGGAGGATCCGCCGAACGGGGTGCCCTCCGCAGCGCCACTGCCCCCGCACCTAGACGTCCTGCTGTGTGATAAGAA AATGAAGAAGCAGTGCAACCCCACCAAGGCCAAGAGCTTTAAGGAGCGTAATCCTGACCTAGATCTGGACGAGATCCAGCAGAATCCGAACGTGCCCGACGATGTCAAGGCCATGCTGAAGGAGAGCGTGCTCACGCTCGACACCACTGACCTGGGTGTGGACGATGGCGACTTTGCCGGCGAGGAGGCTATGAGCCTGCAGAGTCCGGCCGACTTTAAGACCAAACAGGAGCTGTTGGAGTACATAGACGATGGCACAG AAGatgacgacgaggaggaggacttCAAGCGGCGCAAGCAGAAGCGGAAGTACGACGCCGACTACGACGACGACTGGCTAGCTTCCAAGCGGCGGACGAATTCGCGCAACAGCAGCCGAGGTCGGAGCCCGCGCACCAAGGACGACCGCTCCATTTCCCCGGCCTCGTCCACCTCCTCGACGTCGCGGGGCGCGAGACGCGGCAAGGTCGGCAGCACGCCCCGCAAGACGCCGGCGAGACGGAAAAAGGATCCCATTGCCACATCGCCGGCAGCCGGCACAGTGGCTGCATCACCAgcgccgccaccaccgcctGCCGCAGCCactgcaccaccaccagcagcgtCAGCGGCAGCTACACCCACACCAGTAACACCAGCCACgcgaacagcaacaacaacaacaacaacaacaacaacagccatTGCAACAACAACTGGCAGCGATGGCGGCAGAG ATGCCAAAAAGGAGCAGCAATCGCTGCAGTTTATGCAACAGCCACGCAAGTTCGAGGGCAAGATACCAAAGCTAAGTCCCCCGGTCGAAACCGAACCATCCACATCCAAGTCTAGTcaggagcaacagcaacagcagcagcagcaaaagaTCTACGTCAGCATGTTGCCCGTAGCCACCACCCTCAACGGCAttccacagcagcagcagcaacaacagcagcaatatGGTAGCACGGATGGTTCCGTCTACCAGCTGCAGAACGAATTGGACATGCAAATGGACTGTGATGCAAATAGACAGGCTGTAGCAGCCGCCACGGCCACATATCAGACCACGGCCAGGAGtccacagcaacagcagcagcaacaccaacagcagcagcaacaaagtGTTGCAACCAGCACAGCGAATGTTGCCG aCAATGTGGTCACAACTATTAGTTCGTCCTCCATCCTGCACAcgaacggcaacggcaacgtcAACGTCAACGGAGTGGACACGAGTGGCCAGTACCACTACATCACCACCACCGGCGAGGATGGACAAACACCGACCACCATAGTGTTCGAGAACTACAACggcgccaccgccgccgcacCCACGCCCGTCTCCGTCTCGGTAACCGGGCAGCAGGCCAGCACGCCTGCGACAACGACCACCACTGCCCTGGTCAACACCGACGGCACCATCATCGAGTTCGACGGCAGCACCTACGAGGAGTACCACGTGCTGAAGAGCGAGCCCGGCAGCAGCGATTGCCTCAGCAACGGCAGCAGCGCCGTGGCCGCGGACATCATCAAGTACGAGCCGCAGCACGGCATGGCCGTCGAGGAGGACGATGACGAGGAGAGCATGCTGCACGTCAAGTACGAGGAGCAGAGCCTCGAGCACGATCCCGATCAGGATCACGAGTACGAGGACTACCAGGTGATGAAGGCTGAGGTCGAGGCAGAGGCTGCCGAGCAGGCTGCCGGCACCACCAGCTACACGATCAGCGGCCAGGCCAACACAACGCCCACATCGACGGTGTCCTCGATGGTGCCGAAGTCCGGATCGGCGGCAGCTGCCAAAcagaaacggaaacggaaaacgCGCGTCATCGCCGACGACGAGCAGGGCGAGTATCTGGAGAAGATGAGTGTCCGGGGCCTGGACATAGCCCGCTACGAGCACATCATCGACGGGGTAGCTTACTGCCTGGTGTGCGCCAAGAACGACATCTTCAAGACGTTCAAGAACAAGTACAGCTTTCAGCGGCACGCCTACCTCTTCCACGAGGGCCAGAACCGGAAGATCTTCGCCTGCCCCATCTGCAACAAGGAGTTCTCGCGGCCCGACAAGATGAAGATGCACAAGAAGGACAAGCACGGCGACGTGCCGATGCCGCCCTCTGCCACCACGACGCCCCTCAAGGCGGACGGCCCGCCGGCGAAAAAGGCGCGCAACGCCCGGACACCCCGGGGCCGGAAGTCGAAGGTCGGAGACGGCAGCACGCCGGCCAAGAAGCGCCTCGCCCAGATCGACAGTGTTCTGGACGAGGTCCAGAATGGCGAGTCCATCTCCATGGCCCCGGTACCTGTCAGTCAGCATCAGCAATCCATGCAGCACAGCCTTACCAGCACCCTGGCCCCGACGACGCCCGCTCAaccgcaacagcagcagctccagaCCCTGCCGTCGCTAGACTTCAGCGGGATGATCCTGCCGGGTGGAGCTCAACTGGCGTTAGCCAACCCGGGGGCCACCAGCTCCATGGGACTGCAACGCGGACCGGGCACGCCCAACGGCGGCCAGGCTGGGGCGCCCACAACGACACTGATATACTCCAACCAGCTGGAACTGCAACAGGCGTTGCTGCAACAACAGCTGCACGGCCAAAGCATAATGATCCAGGACCAGGCCGGCAACCTTGTGCCCCTCCAGCTGGACGGCTCGCAGGCGATCTACACGACGGCGCCGGCAGCTCCGCAGGCACAGCGCAGCCAACCCACAACGGCCACATATCAGACagcccagcaacagcagcaacagcaacaacaacagcagcagcagcaacagcagctggTGCAGCAGCAGACGCTGAAGGTGCCTTCGAGTCAAGCCCAGCAACCCCACTACGAACTGGACAACGTGACCTACCTGAGCTCCACGTCGGCTGCCACACCGGCGGCGgccgagcagcagcaacagcaccagcaacacGTCATCGGCACGGTCCAGAGCTACCAAATCCTGACGCCCGATGGCCTGCAGAGCTTCCAGCCGAAACTGGAGGCCGCCGAGCTGGGTGACCTGTGCCCCTACTCGCAGTACACCTTCACCACGCATACCGGAGCCCAGCCGACGCTGAATGCGAACGCCCTGGACGCACAaacgcagcagcaacaccaccagCAGTCGcaacaccaccagcagcaacaccagcagacGCACCTGCAGCTGCAGCAACCGTTCGCCACGCACCACAATCCGCACCAGCAGTTCATGGAGCTGAAGAACGAGCTGCTGATCAAGGGCAGCGACACCTACGCCCTGGACACCGCCTCCATGTACCATCTGCCCTTCTCGCCCACCTCGATGATCAATGCGGTGAACGATGTGAACACCTCGTCCCTGCTGGAGACCAAAGAAATTAG gttCTTCTAA